A genomic stretch from Desulfobacterales bacterium includes:
- a CDS encoding polysaccharide deacetylase family protein gives MRSWTNAYKVGAAALTLALLAVVAGCPFLASVPLAIFVALCLMAPFFHRWSFYLPIISRGNPRKKWVALTFDDGPDPLTTPKLLELLKAHGMVATFFVTGKNALAYPDLIRAILPNGHTVGNHSFSHNPLLVFKGQKAIFRDIDRTQRVLARLGVEPLVYRPPVGITYPVLRRILSRLNLVAVNFSCSARDRGNRRIHGIAERVLKKVRAGDIILLHDLRPIKQGCVADWLAEVDRLLRGVKAAGLEMVPLERLIDRPVDRRVVPAAHCASKAGLRQDNHR, from the coding sequence ATGCGATCCTGGACTAACGCTTATAAAGTGGGCGCAGCGGCGCTGACACTGGCGCTGCTTGCCGTCGTCGCGGGGTGTCCATTCCTGGCAAGTGTCCCCCTTGCGATTTTTGTTGCATTGTGCCTGATGGCGCCGTTTTTCCATCGCTGGAGTTTTTATCTGCCCATTATCAGCCGCGGAAACCCTCGAAAAAAATGGGTTGCCCTGACCTTTGACGACGGACCGGACCCGCTGACCACCCCGAAACTGCTCGAACTTTTGAAAGCACACGGTATGGTGGCCACTTTTTTTGTCACCGGTAAAAATGCCCTGGCTTATCCAGATCTGATTCGGGCCATTTTGCCCAATGGTCATACGGTCGGTAACCACTCTTTCAGCCATAACCCTCTGTTGGTATTCAAAGGTCAAAAGGCGATTTTCCGGGACATTGACCGCACCCAACGGGTGCTGGCCCGGCTGGGTGTGGAGCCCCTGGTTTACAGACCTCCGGTCGGAATCACCTATCCCGTGCTGCGGCGAATTTTGAGCCGGCTGAACCTTGTGGCCGTCAATTTCAGTTGTTCCGCTCGGGATCGGGGCAATCGACGCATTCACGGCATTGCCGAGCGCGTTCTTAAAAAGGTGCGGGCTGGCGATATTATTCTGCTGCATGATCTGCGACCTATAAAACAAGGCTGCGTCGCCGACTGGCTGGCGGAGGTGGATCGGTTGCTAAGGGGGGTAAAGGCAGCTGGGCTTGAAATGGTGCCCCTGGAACGGCTTATCGACCGTCCGGTCGATCGCAGGGTGGTGCCTGCCGCGCATTGCGCCAGCAAAGCGGGTCTGAGGCAAGATAATCACCGGTGA
- a CDS encoding radical SAM protein, with product MTQLINPIENFEFSKDAIAEAAQNDRLLSMEIEFSLRCNFRCAYCYAPHENYFKDELTVVEIQSAILQAKAIGAEKIIILGGEPSIYPHTPELIRFIHALGLQTEIFTNGTGITSEFAGQLHAHNTRVVLKMNSFNPALQDLLSGYAGAYGIIQKALGNLKQAGYPSQNHFLAVSSIICRQNIAELPRMWQWLREQGIAPYFEIMTPQANALQNHWLHVDPLELETLFERIRKLDRRLFGQVWESQPPLVGNACMRHQFSCLITSKGDVMPCVGIPLAMGNIRRQPLREILAGSPIRKDLKNYRHTIKGPCRTCEKASECYGCRGAAFQLTGDYLASDPLCWRNARQAPPCDRPDGR from the coding sequence GTGACCCAGCTCATTAACCCCATAGAAAATTTCGAGTTTTCCAAAGATGCGATTGCCGAAGCGGCGCAAAACGACCGTCTGCTTTCCATGGAGATCGAATTCAGCCTGCGCTGTAATTTCAGATGCGCCTACTGCTACGCGCCGCACGAAAATTATTTCAAGGACGAACTGACAGTTGTAGAAATTCAGTCCGCCATTTTACAAGCCAAAGCGATAGGGGCGGAAAAAATTATTATTTTGGGCGGCGAGCCTTCGATTTACCCGCATACCCCGGAACTGATTCGCTTCATACACGCTCTTGGCCTGCAAACCGAGATCTTCACCAACGGCACGGGAATTACATCTGAATTCGCAGGCCAATTGCATGCCCACAATACCCGCGTGGTCTTGAAAATGAACTCCTTTAACCCGGCACTGCAGGATCTACTGTCCGGGTATGCAGGGGCATATGGTATTATTCAAAAGGCTCTGGGTAATCTGAAACAAGCGGGCTACCCGTCACAGAATCATTTTTTAGCGGTCAGTTCCATCATCTGCCGCCAAAACATAGCAGAGCTGCCACGAATGTGGCAATGGCTGCGCGAGCAAGGAATCGCTCCCTATTTTGAAATCATGACACCCCAGGCCAATGCCCTGCAAAACCATTGGCTCCATGTCGACCCGCTGGAACTGGAAACCTTATTTGAACGAATCAGGAAACTTGACCGGCGCCTCTTCGGTCAGGTCTGGGAATCGCAGCCGCCGCTTGTGGGAAACGCGTGCATGCGCCATCAGTTTTCCTGCCTTATTACCTCAAAAGGAGATGTCATGCCTTGCGTGGGCATTCCCCTTGCCATGGGCAACATTCGCCGGCAACCTCTGCGGGAAATTCTTGCCGGCAGTCCGATACGGAAAGATTTAAAAAATTACCGTCATACCATCAAGGGCCCTTGCCGCACCTGCGAGAAGGCAAGCGAATGTTATGGGTGCCGGGGGGCAGCGTTTCAGCTCACCGGTGATTATCTTGCCTCAGACCCGCTTTGCTGGCGCAATGCGCGGCAGGCACCACCCTGCGATCGACCGGACGGTCGATAA